One window of Trifolium pratense cultivar HEN17-A07 linkage group LG5, ARS_RC_1.1, whole genome shotgun sequence genomic DNA carries:
- the LOC123883437 gene encoding mitotic checkpoint serine/threonine-protein kinase BUB1-like has protein sequence MATALYNSPAFVDDPLLPFLWSIKKALEDSTHNLTKLLSYCINKFKDNHRYQNDPRFLKIWFLYMDASADFDCVFKQLLDSDVCANDASLYVYSACFFEAKGRLRDAQTIYKLGISRNAESIKWLEKAYTLFLSRLSEICNAASSQKADYKESATLQNDGINPWDTSTLNDLLKKINPLIVKFDGYRSSTKPYTGKVALSTLKNASRNKVIEIGSCMNIISSIDHIYLLGVVV, from the exons ATGGCCACCGCGCTCTACAACTCCCCGGCTTTCGTCGACGATCCTCTCTTGCCCTTTCTCTG GTCAATCAAAAAAGCCCTAGAAGATTCCACGCACAATCTCACCAAGTTACTCTCATATTGCATCAACAAATTCAAGGACAATCACCGCTACCAAAATGATCCCAGATTTCTCAAGATCTGGTTCCTCTAT ATGGACGCTAGTGCTGATTTTGACTGTGTTTTCAAACAACTGCTGGATAGTGATGTATGCGCCAACGATGCTTCACTTTATGTGTATTCTGCAtgtttttttgaagcaaagggTAGATTGCGCGATGCCCAAACCATCTATAAGCTCGGCATTTCCAG AAATGCAGAGTCAATTAAGTGGTTGGAAAAGGCGTATACCTTATTTCTCAGTAGATTATCTGAAATATGTAATGCTGCTTCAAGCCAGAAG GCTGATTATAAAGAATCTGCTACATTGCAAAATGATGGCATTAATCCATGGGACACCTCTACTCTGAATGACCTTTTGAAGAAGATAAATCCTTTAATTGTGAAATTTGAC GGGTATCGTTCGAGCACTAAACCTTATACAGGAAAAGTGGCCTTATCCACTTTGAAGAATGCATCAAGGAATAAAGTTATAGAAATAGGTAGTTGTATGAACATAATCTCGAGTATTGATCATATTTATCTTCTAGGTGTAGTTGTCTGA
- the LOC123886979 gene encoding patatin-like protein 2, with translation MATFLLFAFVFASQVIGGFNTKLPPPSSYGNTITILSIDGGGIKGIVPSVVLGHLEKALKFESNDEKAALADYFDVIAASGWNQTTQGPQFNGRFLHAKAREILGETRLSDALTNLVIPTFDIQKVHPIIFSSFKLDDVPSLDVKLSDISIGTSAAPSLLPPYYFKDGDNEFHLVDGGIAAGSPSLVAVSEVVQELNEKISHFIPVNPNKPIKVVLLSLGCGRVEPALLMITTRAYSYMGR, from the exons ATGGctacttttcttttatttgcGTTTGTTTTTGCCAGTCAAGTGATTGGTGGATTCAATACAAAGCTACCACCTCCATCGTCATATGGAAATACAATAACCATTCTCAGCATTGATGGAGGTGGCATTAAGGGGATTGTTCCTAGTGTTGTTCTTGGGCACTTGGAAAAGGCTCTTAAG TTTGAGTCAAACGATGAAAAAGCTGCACTTGCAGATTATTTTGACGTGATAGCAG CCAG CGGTTGGAATCAGACTACCCAGGGTCCGCAGTTTAATGGCAGGTTCTTACATGCTAAAGCACGTGAAATATTGGGAGAAACACGATTGAGTGATGCATTGACCAATCTTGTAATCCCAACCTTTGATATCCAGAAAGTTCACCCAATTATTTTTTCAAGCTTTAAG TTGGATGATGTTCCTAGCCTAGATGTAAAATTGTCGGATATATCAATTGGAACTTCAGCTGCACCATCTCTACTACCACCTTATTACTTTAAGGATGGTGATAATGAATTCCATTTAGTTGATGGTGGTATAGCCGCGGGCAGTCCG TCATTGGTTGCGGTGAGTGAAGTGGTACAAGAATTGAATGAGAAGATTTCTCATTTCATTCCTGTGAATCCAAACAAACCTATCAAAGTGGTGTTGTTATCATTAGGATGTGGAAGAGTGGAGCCAGCTCTACTCATGATCACAACAAGAGCCTACAGTTACATGGGCCGATAA
- the LOC123883442 gene encoding probable serine/threonine-protein kinase cdc7, with protein sequence MSPPELQLDPNPLLQEQSWHLLSLLLQIGHPVDADYLSYRCRLFNASPDFIRFVASISDSPLSVNSYGFITPSVTALRAIARFFSFQFNNSTPSNSRKRKSILSITEGGRDAKRLAIGDKVPEFFVKSFSDTTAEAVMRSFYAMQFESRILHRGNSMIPIRIDTIGECSGCSEPSFEYRKADNDGITNMAQGDIYGFLIKTSESFFISESGLMKLDKDLGRLAGNNPFANLEPPTDVQDQSLCNEGGLVGIGSEKKMDCFDTFGNEYPEQNISPTVDGDDVCRNNTCKYPLRESNEINEEERGPKEGLINDDKDREMEDVAQRANPVACGEEPTQVMESNEKGKEEEIGLKEGLISYDKNIEMEDVAQWVNPIVCGEEEPTKVLEFKIGTHVLDSDKNKRARSMVTRSTNKVAQSSSNPKQVLKTSRILKGGLKNDQHSMTQILTESLACNKFDNVPNKIDQCKYDQNIIGKNKHKQSRKENVEEDNSMTSKVEKKTFPSFESFIIEEEEGSGGYGIVYRAQRTTDGKRLAIKCPHINAHKNHVNNERNMLERFGGKSFIIKFEGSLKSGNSECFVLEHFEHDRPEVLKKEIDISELQWYAFCMFKALACLHREGVVHRDVKPGNFLFSRKLKKGYLIDFNLAMDLKQKYNIGSKSKPSVDASNNIPLPSGPSQVVQDKNLGGTRSLTSNKRELTDHRKYSEINRHMKPKANNAGHLKNCPDKAVANLRRAPGADGSGITSAKDITSTKTASADRLREPIPFRGRKELISLVQNSMQCANSSSIKSPTSQRKRVTAPSSKADGRTLHLTPMPIHSSTVAVGSFRSKGDGKHKREGPCVGTKGFRAPEVLLRSQIQGTKVDIWSAGVTLLYMLMGKTSFPGEPEQSLKEIAKLRGSEELWEVAKLHDREASFPLELFDDQYLKSWDLEKWCNKHTKRPDIVEQIPKSLFDLIDKCLTVNPRSRIGVDEVLRHEYFSHINRILRKQRMMRLGLEDTDD encoded by the exons ATGTCGCCGCCGGAATTACAACTTGATCCAAATCCCTTACTCCAAGAACAATCCTGGCACCTCTTATCACTACTACTCCAGATCGGTCATCCCGTCGACGCTGATTATCTATCTTACCGTTGCCGATTATTCAACGCTTCTCCAGATTTCATCCGTTTCGTTGCATCGATTTCTGATTCTCCTCTCTCCGTTAACAGTTACGGATTCATAACTCCTTCCGTTACAGCACTTCGCGCCATCGCTAGGTTTTTCTCATTTCAGTTCAACAATTCAACTCCATCGAATTCTCGAAAACGCAAGTCAATTTTGTCAATTACTGAAG GTGGAAGAGATGCAAAACGACTCGCAATTGGTGATAAAGTTCCGGAATTTTTCGTCAAG AGTTTCTCTGATACTACTGCAGAGGCTGTGATGAGAAGTTTCTATGCAATGCAATTTGAGTCTCGGATTTTGCATAGAGGGAATTCTATGATTCCTATACGTATTGATACAATTGGAGAGTGTTCAGGTTGTTCGGAACCGAGTTTTGAATACAGGAAAGCTGATAATGATGGCATAACAAACATGGCCCAGGGAGATATTTATGGCTTTCTGATCAAAACCAGCGAGAGTTTTTTCATTAGTGAAAGTGGCTTGATGAAGCTTGACAAAGATTTAGGTAGACTTGCGGGGAATAATCCCTTTGCGAATCTTGAACCACCAACTGATGTCCAGGATCAATCACTGTGTAATGAGGGTGGTCTTGTTGGTATTGGATCAGAGAAGAAAATGGATTGCTTTGACACATTTGGGAATGAATATCCTGAACAAAACATAAGCCCTACTGTGGATGGTGATGATGTTTGTAGAAACAATACTTGCAAATATCCACTACGAGAATCTAATGAAATAAACGAAGAGGAAAGAGGCCCAAAGGAAGGACTAATTAATGATGACAAAGATAGAGAGATGGAAGATGTTGCTCAGAGGGCCAATCCTGTAGCATGTGGAGAAGAGCCAACGCAAGTTATGGAATCTAATGAAAAAGGTAAAGAAGAGGAAATAGGTTTAAAGGAAGGATTGATTAGTTATGACAAAAATATAGAGATGGAAGATGTTGCTCAATGGGTCAATCCGATAGTATGTGGAGAAGAAGAGCCAACAAAAGTATTGGAATTTAAAATTGGTACGCATGTATTAGATTCGGATAAAAACAAGAGAGCAAGAAGCATGGTGACCCGGTCTACCAATAAAGTAGCTCAGTCCTCTTCAAATCCAAAGCAGGTTCTGAAAACTTCTCGCATATTGAAGGGAGGACTGAAAAATGATCAACATTCAATGACTCAAATTCTAACAGAGTCACTAGCCTGTAACAAATTTGATAATGTTCCAAACAAAATTGATCAATGTAAATATGATCAGAATATTATtggaaaaaacaaacataaacaaAGCCGTAAAGAAAACGTGGAAGAAGATAATTCCATGACTTCCAAG GTGGAGAAAAAAACATTTCCATCTTTTGAATCTTTTATaatagaggaagaagaaggtTCAG GTGGTTATGGCATTGTTTACCGTGCCCAAAGAACAACTGATGGAAAAAGACTTGCTATAAAAT GTCCTCATATTAATGCTCATAAAAACCATGTAAATAATGAGCGGAATATGCTTGAGCGTTTTGG GGGTAAAAGCTTTATTATAAAGTTTGAAGGTTCGTTGAAAAGTGGCAACAGTGAATGCTTTGTTTTAGAACATTTTGAGCATGACAGACCTGAG gttttgaaaaaagaaattgatatcAGTGAGCTACAGTGGTATGCGTTTTGCATGTTCAAGGCACTTGCATGCTTGCACAGAGAG GGAGTTGTTCACCGAGATGTCAAACCTGGAAACTTCCTTTTCTCTCGAAAGCTTAAGAAAGGCTACCTTATTGACTTCAACCTTGCCATG GATTTAAAGCAGAAGTACAATATCGGAA GTAAATCAAAGCCAAGTGTtgatgcatccaataatattcCTCTGCCTTCTGGTCCTTCCCAGGTGGTTCAAGACAAGAATCTTGGAGGAACCAGGTCTCTAACATCCAATAAAAGGGAATTGACAGATCATAGGAAATATTCTGAAATTAATAGGCATATGAAACCAAAGGCTAATAATGCTGGTCATCTGAAAAATTGTCCTGATAAGGCTGTTGCGAATTTACGTAGAGCACCAGGAGCAGATGGCTCAGGAATAACCTCTGCCAAAGATATTACTAGCACTAAGACTGCTTCTGCTGATAGGCTCCGAGAACCGATACCTTTCCGAGGAAGAAAGGAGCTTATCAGCCTCGTGCAGAATTCTATGCAATGTGCAAACAGTAGTTCAATTAAAAGTCCTACTTCTCAGAGGAAAAGGGTTACTGCTCCTTCAAGCAAGGCAGATGGCAGGACACTTCATCTTACACCGATGCCTATACATTCATCTACTGTTGCTGTGGGATCATTTAGAAGCAAAG GGGATGGAAAACATAAAAGAGAGGGTCCTTGTGTTGGAACAAAGGGATTTCGTGCCCCAGAG GTTTTGTTGAGGTCTCAGATTCAGGGAACAAAGGTTGATATTTGGTCAGCTGGAGTCACTCTACTATACATGCTGATGGGAAAAACTTCTTTCCCTGGCGAACCAGAGCA GAGTTTAAAAGAAATTGCCAAATTGCGGGGCAGTGAAGAGCTTTGGGAAGTGGCCAAGCTGCATGACCGTGAAGCATCCTTTCCATTG GAGTTATTTGATGACCAGTACTTGAAATCATGGGACTTAGAAAAGTGGtgcaacaaacacacaaaaagacCAGATATTGTTGAACAAATCCCGAAATCATTGTTTGATTTAATAGACAAGTGTCTAACAGTAAACCCAAGGAGTAGGATTGGTGTTGATGAAGTTCTAAGGCATGAGTATTTTTCTCATATTAATCGTATCCTGAGAAAGCAAAGGATGATGCGACTCGGCTTAGAAGACACTGACGATTAA